Proteins co-encoded in one Bacillus infantis NRRL B-14911 genomic window:
- a CDS encoding ribonuclease J has product MNEGAVSIFALGGVNEIGKNMYVLQSGDDIIVIDCGGKFPDESLMGIDLIIPDISYLEENRSKIKGLIITHGHEDHIGGIGYFLKRVNVPVYGTRFTLGLIELKLTEHGILADTELIQIDSDTVLELGSIRASFFKVNHSIPDCLGIAFQTPEGLVVHTGDFKFDLTPMNEQYADIHKMAELGTSGVLALLSESTNAERTGFSPSERIVGDHILEAFVKAERKVIISTFASNVNRVQQVADACFKTGRKLALLGRSMINVVGVAMERGYLTIPEGMLIQGSDTDSLPPEKVCILCTGSQGEPMAALARLSRNNFRDAEVLPGDTVILAAGPIPGNERGVTKIIDNLYMLGANVIYGSGSSTGMHVSGHGYQEDLKLMLTLMKPKYFIPIHGEYRMLHHHRLLAESAGVEEGHTFIVKNGDVVDIENGTARQTREVPSGNTLIDGMGVGDVGEVVLRDRKQLSEDGMLVIVFTFSKKERKIVSGPDTISRGFVYTRESDDLLRKVNSIVKSTVNDLRQENYYQRNSTKQKIKRAVGQYLFSETKRKPMILPIIIEI; this is encoded by the coding sequence ATGAACGAAGGTGCAGTGTCTATTTTCGCCCTTGGCGGCGTAAATGAAATCGGCAAGAATATGTATGTTCTGCAATCCGGTGATGATATCATAGTCATCGACTGCGGAGGGAAATTTCCTGATGAAAGCCTGATGGGCATAGATTTAATCATTCCTGATATTTCTTATCTTGAAGAAAACAGATCAAAGATAAAAGGTTTGATTATTACACATGGGCATGAAGATCATATTGGAGGCATCGGCTATTTTCTGAAGAGGGTGAATGTCCCTGTCTATGGAACAAGGTTTACTCTGGGCCTGATTGAACTGAAATTGACGGAGCATGGGATTCTTGCTGATACTGAACTGATTCAGATTGACTCTGACACTGTTCTGGAACTCGGCAGCATCAGGGCAAGCTTTTTCAAGGTCAACCACAGCATACCGGACTGCCTCGGGATTGCTTTTCAAACTCCGGAAGGATTGGTCGTCCATACAGGCGATTTCAAATTCGACCTGACCCCTATGAATGAGCAGTATGCGGATATCCATAAGATGGCGGAATTAGGGACAAGCGGTGTGCTGGCTCTTCTTTCTGAAAGTACAAATGCGGAGCGGACCGGTTTTTCTCCGTCCGAAAGAATTGTTGGTGACCATATTCTGGAGGCTTTCGTTAAGGCGGAGAGGAAGGTCATCATTTCCACCTTTGCTTCTAATGTGAACAGGGTCCAGCAGGTGGCAGATGCCTGCTTCAAAACGGGGCGCAAACTGGCTCTTCTAGGCCGGAGCATGATCAATGTAGTAGGCGTCGCAATGGAACGAGGCTATCTGACTATACCTGAAGGCATGCTGATCCAGGGATCGGATACCGATTCGCTGCCTCCTGAAAAGGTGTGTATTTTGTGTACAGGAAGCCAGGGGGAGCCAATGGCCGCTCTTGCCCGGCTGTCCAGGAATAATTTCAGGGATGCCGAAGTGCTGCCGGGAGATACGGTCATTCTTGCAGCAGGTCCTATACCCGGGAATGAACGTGGTGTGACCAAGATAATTGACAATCTTTATATGCTTGGCGCAAATGTCATATACGGCTCTGGCAGTTCAACCGGAATGCATGTTTCAGGCCACGGCTACCAGGAGGATCTCAAACTGATGCTCACTCTGATGAAGCCTAAGTATTTCATTCCCATACACGGAGAATACCGGATGCTTCATCACCACAGGCTGCTGGCTGAGTCTGCAGGTGTAGAAGAGGGACATACATTTATTGTGAAAAACGGGGATGTCGTGGATATTGAAAATGGAACAGCCCGCCAGACCAGGGAGGTGCCATCAGGCAATACCCTTATTGACGGAATGGGTGTTGGAGATGTCGGCGAGGTTGTCCTCCGCGACAGGAAGCAGCTGTCAGAGGATGGAATGCTTGTCATCGTCTTCACCTTCAGCAAGAAGGAAAGGAAAATTGTTTCAGGGCCTGATACTATATCACGGGGCTTTGTCTATACGCGCGAATCTGATGATCTGCTGAGAAAAGTGAACAGTATTGTCAAAAGTACAGTGAATGATCTAAGGCAGGAAAATTACTACCAAAGAAATTCCACCAAGCAGAAAATCAAGAGAGCAGTCGGGCAATATTTATTCTCCGAAACGAAACGGAAGCCGATGATCCTGCCGATCATCATTGAGATTTAA
- a CDS encoding LacI family DNA-binding transcriptional regulator encodes MSLTIKNIAEIAGVSAATVSKVINNYGGISERTKKKVMDVILEMDYEPNFSARSLATKKSNLIGLIYAGKINVDMTHPYFNEVISSFKKNIGMLGYDILMFSNENFRQDNGSYMARCRHFNVDGCLVIAGEEVEEAVHELAKADFPCIGIDIELSGPKSAFVMTDNVNLSRKVIEHLYLNSVRDVGFIGGMKGSVISNLRKKGFLEAMNQFGLEIRDDWIQYGDYHEDSGYDCMKRILEGKRKPEAVFAASDLMALGALRAIKEAGLSVPHDIRVIGCDDIAACRYSDPKLSTVKQDKEKFGKLSAYMLNDLINGKSQPRPALIDSELIIRESCGTHL; translated from the coding sequence ATGAGCCTAACGATAAAGAATATTGCGGAAATTGCAGGTGTCTCTGCCGCTACCGTATCAAAGGTCATCAATAATTACGGAGGCATCAGCGAAAGAACGAAGAAAAAGGTAATGGATGTCATTCTTGAGATGGATTATGAACCAAATTTCTCAGCGCGGTCGCTCGCCACGAAAAAATCCAATCTGATTGGCCTGATTTATGCCGGCAAAATCAATGTTGACATGACCCACCCATATTTCAATGAAGTCATTTCTTCTTTTAAAAAGAATATCGGCATGCTCGGCTATGATATCCTCATGTTCTCCAATGAAAATTTCCGGCAGGACAATGGAAGCTATATGGCAAGATGCAGACACTTCAATGTGGACGGCTGCCTCGTCATTGCCGGGGAAGAAGTAGAGGAAGCAGTACATGAGCTAGCTAAGGCTGACTTTCCATGCATCGGGATCGACATTGAACTGTCAGGTCCGAAATCAGCCTTTGTCATGACAGATAACGTGAATCTTTCCCGAAAGGTCATTGAACATCTTTACCTGAATTCAGTCAGGGATGTTGGTTTTATAGGAGGAATGAAGGGATCTGTCATTTCCAACTTGCGGAAGAAGGGATTCCTTGAGGCCATGAACCAGTTCGGCCTGGAAATCAGGGACGACTGGATTCAATATGGTGATTATCATGAAGACAGCGGCTATGATTGCATGAAAAGGATCCTTGAGGGGAAAAGGAAGCCAGAGGCTGTCTTTGCGGCCTCAGATTTAATGGCGCTTGGAGCATTAAGGGCCATTAAGGAAGCCGGGCTTTCCGTCCCTCACGATATAAGGGTGATTGGCTGCGATGATATTGCTGCCTGCCGCTACAGCGATCCCAAGCTGTCGACTGTAAAACAGGATAAAGAGAAATTCGGGAAACTGTCAGCTTATATGCTGAACGATCTCATCAACGGCAAATCCCAGCCGCGGCCTGCCCTGATCGACTCTGAGCTGATCATCAGGGAATCCTGCGGAACACATCTGTAA
- a CDS encoding carbohydrate ABC transporter permease, giving the protein MQTAAKESKTGTGQMTGTKKRLSESKKDMISGYLYIAPFFIIFAIIGLYPALFSLYLAFQKWNGLSPMTFAGLNNFKIVLEDPLFWKSVYNTIVMGLLGTAPQLIIGIILAFLLNLTFIRFKNFFRVTIFMPYITSMVAVALIFSVLFSNHETSLANYVLGLFGFDPVNWGASEWGTKIAISIMVFWRWVGYNTIIFLAGIQSIPNDLYEAATIDGASKTQQLFYITLPLLKPFILLTVFFSTVGALQLFSEPTVFLGAGAFSRDEAMTIVMYLYRDAFKLQSFGTASATAIILLVIIAAFATINTMLTSGYGRGKRRAAK; this is encoded by the coding sequence ATGCAAACAGCTGCCAAAGAAAGCAAGACGGGTACAGGCCAGATGACTGGAACGAAAAAGCGTCTGTCTGAATCAAAGAAAGATATGATATCCGGCTATTTATATATTGCACCTTTTTTTATCATTTTTGCCATCATTGGCCTTTATCCGGCCCTATTCAGCTTATACCTGGCTTTTCAGAAATGGAACGGACTAAGCCCAATGACGTTTGCCGGTCTGAATAACTTCAAAATTGTACTGGAAGATCCGCTCTTCTGGAAATCGGTTTACAATACAATTGTGATGGGGCTTTTAGGAACAGCACCACAGCTGATTATCGGTATCATTCTGGCCTTTCTGCTCAATCTTACGTTCATCCGGTTTAAAAATTTCTTCCGGGTTACGATCTTTATGCCTTATATCACCTCCATGGTAGCAGTGGCCTTGATCTTCAGCGTCCTGTTCAGCAACCATGAAACGTCGCTGGCCAACTATGTATTGGGCCTTTTCGGCTTTGATCCGGTCAACTGGGGAGCTTCCGAATGGGGGACAAAAATCGCCATCTCCATTATGGTTTTCTGGAGATGGGTCGGCTATAATACGATCATTTTCCTGGCTGGGATCCAGAGTATTCCGAACGACTTGTACGAAGCGGCAACAATCGATGGAGCAAGCAAAACGCAGCAGCTTTTTTACATTACACTTCCGCTGCTGAAGCCGTTTATTCTCCTGACCGTTTTCTTCTCAACAGTCGGTGCGCTCCAGCTGTTCTCAGAGCCTACTGTATTCCTTGGGGCCGGAGCATTTTCAAGGGATGAAGCAATGACGATTGTTATGTATTTGTACCGTGATGCGTTCAAACTTCAATCATTTGGTACAGCATCTGCAACAGCCATCATTCTGCTTGTCATCATCGCTGCTTTCGCAACCATCAATACGATGCTGACATCCGGATATGGGCGGGGCAAAAGGAGGGCTGCGAAATGA
- a CDS encoding GNAT family N-acetyltransferase — MFNLDLDEEFSLRLYKPEDAEELFILTIESKEYLKQWLGWLDYTRTAEDSASFIQSSLNAFEKNGGHPQAAAIIYKGKIAGTIGFNEISTLHKIGVIGYWLGEKYQGKGIMSKAFSALVDYGFEKAGLNRIEVRAASGNMKSRALPERFGFAEEGLIREAEWLYDHYVDHIVYGLLKREYSGRETEVLHSTTI, encoded by the coding sequence ATGTTTAATTTGGATTTGGATGAAGAGTTCTCACTTAGGCTTTATAAGCCTGAGGATGCAGAAGAGCTATTCATTTTAACCATCGAGTCAAAGGAATATTTAAAGCAGTGGCTGGGCTGGCTGGACTATACCAGGACAGCAGAAGATTCAGCCAGCTTTATTCAATCTTCTCTTAATGCGTTTGAGAAGAATGGAGGGCATCCCCAGGCTGCGGCCATCATTTACAAGGGGAAAATAGCCGGCACGATAGGATTTAATGAAATCAGCACGCTTCACAAAATCGGCGTAATCGGCTACTGGCTTGGCGAGAAGTACCAGGGAAAAGGAATCATGAGCAAGGCATTTTCAGCCCTGGTAGACTATGGGTTCGAAAAAGCAGGTCTAAACAGGATAGAAGTAAGGGCTGCTTCCGGCAATATGAAAAGCCGGGCTTTACCGGAGCGGTTCGGTTTCGCGGAAGAAGGCTTAATACGAGAAGCAGAATGGCTCTATGATCATTATGTAGATCATATAGTTTACGGTTTATTGAAAAGGGAGTATTCAGGAAGAGAAACAGAAGTTTTACATAGCACGACCATTTGA
- a CDS encoding pentapeptide repeat-containing protein — MAAQSTEPKNSYKDLSSDCESCFGLCCVALPFAKSADFAIDKSSGAPCPNLQDDYRCRTHEALREKGFKGCTVYECFGAGQKVSQLTYAGRDWRKNPEMATEMFEVFPVMQHLHEMLLYLTEALSLKETLPLKDELQSALDSIKLLTLLEAKSIINLDVHAHRSMVSELLNKSSELYRKNVPYNRSPKVMSKLKRSSDFIGASLKGEDLRGASLRGALLIAVNLQNADLRKCDLLGADLRDANICGADLRGCLFLTQAQVNASMGNLSTKLPPPLKIPAHWSR, encoded by the coding sequence TTGGCTGCTCAATCAACCGAACCTAAGAATTCATACAAAGACCTTTCCTCTGATTGCGAAAGCTGCTTCGGCCTCTGCTGCGTGGCTCTCCCGTTTGCAAAGTCTGCAGATTTTGCCATAGATAAAAGCAGCGGTGCTCCCTGCCCGAATCTGCAGGATGACTACCGGTGCAGGACCCATGAAGCACTAAGAGAGAAAGGATTTAAAGGCTGCACTGTATACGAGTGTTTTGGAGCCGGGCAGAAGGTCTCGCAGCTCACTTACGCAGGCAGAGACTGGCGGAAAAACCCTGAGATGGCAACCGAGATGTTCGAGGTATTCCCTGTGATGCAGCACCTCCATGAAATGCTTCTGTATCTGACAGAGGCACTTAGCCTGAAAGAAACACTTCCCCTAAAAGATGAACTTCAGTCTGCCTTGGACAGCATTAAGCTGCTGACATTGCTGGAGGCTAAGTCCATTATAAACCTCGATGTTCATGCACACAGAAGTATGGTCAGTGAATTGCTGAACAAAAGCAGTGAACTATACAGGAAAAATGTCCCTTACAATAGGTCCCCTAAGGTAATGTCCAAATTGAAAAGAAGCAGTGATTTTATAGGTGCCTCTTTAAAAGGGGAAGATCTCAGAGGAGCCAGCCTGCGAGGGGCACTATTGATTGCAGTAAATCTGCAGAATGCCGATTTGCGCAAATGCGATTTGCTTGGCGCAGATTTAAGGGATGCCAATATTTGCGGAGCAGACCTGAGAGGATGCCTTTTTTTGACGCAGGCACAAGTGAATGCTTCTATGGGAAACCTTTCGACTAAGCTGCCACCCCCCCTTAAGATACCTGCCCATTGGAGCAGGTAA
- a CDS encoding ABC transporter substrate-binding protein: MVQIYLLIMGEIHLKWNSLKKIAAFGASSVLALSLAACSGEETSSGGSDGGGDVTLSFWTFGATNYEELAKKYTEQNPNVKIKVKSSETADHHDALFTALSAGSGAPDIAMLEIDQFDRFKVAQDRFENLYDLGAKDVQDQYLDWKWKGGENADGDFLFGMPTDIGPKALYYRVDLFEEAGLPTEPAEVESLINSPEAFQEAGIQLKEKTGKPFVDSIEMAYRAYLDAAESTYLNPDGELLLEEDGNAVKEAYDYAVKLNELGIVGKYDMWSPEWSNAVNKGEFAAELGAGWLKGWMEGNAPDAVGKWRVATLPKEFAANWGGSYIAVPKETKNAQAAYDFIEWLVAPEQQLESFQSKGLFPSAPAVYDMDAFKSNEDEFFGGQVTSTVFANAAQDIEGAVFKGEKYFPVHQEVVNALKNVQNGKDPEKEWKAAIKRAKDLLGR; the protein is encoded by the coding sequence ATGGTTCAAATTTACTTACTAATAATGGGGGAGATTCACTTGAAATGGAATAGCCTAAAAAAAATAGCGGCATTCGGAGCATCATCTGTTCTTGCGTTATCGCTTGCAGCTTGCAGCGGCGAGGAAACTTCATCCGGAGGATCCGATGGAGGCGGCGACGTAACCCTGAGCTTCTGGACCTTCGGAGCTACCAATTATGAGGAGCTTGCAAAGAAATATACAGAACAAAATCCGAATGTCAAAATCAAAGTGAAATCATCAGAGACCGCAGATCACCATGATGCCTTATTTACTGCATTATCAGCCGGCAGCGGGGCGCCGGATATTGCCATGCTGGAAATTGACCAGTTCGACCGCTTTAAAGTTGCCCAGGACCGTTTCGAGAACTTATACGATTTAGGTGCCAAGGATGTACAAGATCAATATCTGGATTGGAAATGGAAGGGCGGAGAAAATGCGGATGGAGACTTCCTGTTCGGTATGCCGACCGATATCGGGCCGAAGGCTTTGTATTATCGTGTAGATCTATTCGAGGAAGCCGGTCTTCCGACAGAGCCTGCCGAGGTGGAGTCACTCATCAATTCGCCGGAGGCTTTCCAGGAAGCTGGCATTCAGTTGAAGGAAAAGACCGGCAAACCATTCGTCGATAGCATCGAGATGGCGTACCGTGCCTATTTGGATGCAGCAGAAAGTACTTATCTGAATCCTGATGGAGAGCTTCTGCTTGAAGAAGACGGTAATGCCGTTAAGGAAGCGTACGATTATGCCGTTAAGCTCAATGAATTGGGCATCGTTGGAAAGTATGACATGTGGTCTCCTGAATGGTCCAATGCTGTCAATAAAGGCGAATTTGCAGCAGAGCTTGGAGCTGGCTGGCTGAAGGGCTGGATGGAAGGCAATGCGCCGGATGCAGTAGGCAAGTGGAGAGTTGCCACACTGCCGAAGGAGTTCGCTGCAAACTGGGGCGGTTCTTATATAGCTGTACCGAAGGAAACAAAAAATGCACAGGCAGCATATGACTTTATCGAGTGGCTTGTTGCACCTGAACAGCAGCTTGAATCCTTCCAGAGCAAGGGACTGTTCCCTTCTGCACCAGCTGTCTATGATATGGATGCTTTCAAATCAAATGAAGATGAATTCTTTGGCGGACAGGTAACTTCGACTGTATTTGCAAATGCTGCCCAGGATATCGAAGGCGCTGTCTTTAAAGGCGAGAAGTACTTCCCGGTTCACCAGGAGGTTGTAAATGCCCTGAAGAATGTTCAAAACGGCAAAGATCCTGAAAAAGAATGGAAAGCTGCCATCAAACGGGCAAAAGACTTACTAGGAAGATAA
- a CDS encoding carbohydrate ABC transporter permease has protein sequence MSMNTAKKKPGKGNLPIYLFLSIASLVSLFPFYWMFVMATSPSSAYNTIPPTLTPGNLLVDNFKKVLSNIDFFNAMWNSFIICVVVTLVVLAISSLAGFAFAKFKFPGKNILFISILVTMIIPPQLGLIPQYFLISKAGLLDTLPGVMLLFFLNPLGIFLMRQYVNEAVPDELIEAAKLDGCSNFRIYRSIVLPIILPAFATLGIIVFTAVWGEFLWQFTVLRDPEMYTIQVALANLSNTHNIDFGMIMSGVFWATVPLLVIFLMFNKLFISSITEGSVK, from the coding sequence ATGAGCATGAACACTGCCAAAAAGAAACCAGGAAAAGGGAATCTGCCGATCTACTTGTTTCTGAGTATTGCTTCTTTAGTCTCCCTTTTCCCTTTTTACTGGATGTTTGTAATGGCGACGAGTCCAAGCTCAGCATACAACACGATTCCTCCGACACTGACACCTGGGAATCTGCTTGTGGACAATTTCAAGAAAGTACTGAGCAATATTGATTTTTTCAACGCAATGTGGAATTCCTTTATCATCTGTGTGGTTGTTACGCTTGTGGTACTGGCGATCAGTTCACTGGCCGGTTTCGCATTTGCAAAGTTCAAGTTTCCCGGGAAAAATATTCTATTCATCTCAATCCTGGTAACCATGATTATTCCGCCGCAGCTCGGCCTCATCCCCCAGTATTTCCTGATTTCCAAAGCTGGTCTTCTGGATACACTTCCCGGGGTGATGCTCCTGTTCTTCCTGAATCCTCTGGGAATCTTCCTGATGAGGCAATATGTGAACGAAGCTGTGCCGGATGAATTGATAGAAGCGGCCAAGCTGGATGGGTGCTCTAACTTTAGGATCTACCGCAGCATTGTCCTGCCCATCATTCTGCCTGCCTTCGCCACGCTGGGGATCATCGTGTTTACGGCTGTATGGGGAGAGTTCCTGTGGCAATTTACTGTGCTGAGGGACCCAGAAATGTATACAATTCAGGTGGCTTTGGCCAATCTCAGCAACACCCATAATATTGATTTTGGGATGATCATGTCAGGTGTTTTCTGGGCTACCGTACCTCTTTTGGTCATATTCCTGATGTTTAACAAGCTTTTCATTTCCAGCATTACAGAAGGGTCTGTAAAATAA
- a CDS encoding glycoside hydrolase family 1 protein: MIHKELKAFPQNFLWGAASAAYQVEGAWNEEGKGLSNWDQFVRIPGKTFKGTTGDTAVGHYRRYKEDVQLMAEMGLKAYRFSVAWARIFPEGKGKVNEKGIEFYDSLINELIKHDIEPIVTLYHWDLPQALQEEYGGWESRQIIGDFTAYSTELFKRFGDRVKYWVSLNEQNIFTMFGYRNSMHPPGVKDDKLFYQVNHHANLANASVIKAFRSYVPEGKIGPSFAYTPSYPRSPEPKDIIASENAEELNSHWWMDVYAWGKYPKAAWDYLEKEGLAPSLEAGDLELLQEGKPDFMGLNYYQTATFEANPLDGGVSEGEMNTTGKKGTTKASGVPGLYRTADNPSLEKTNWDWTIDPQGLRVALRRITSRYQLPVLISENGLGEFDKLEEDGKVNDDYRIAFIRAHIQSMQEAISDGVELLGYCVWSFTDLLSWLNGFQKRYGFVYVNQHEEGEHDLKRTKKKSFYWYSEVIKSNGETL; encoded by the coding sequence ATGATACATAAAGAATTGAAGGCCTTTCCCCAGAACTTCCTTTGGGGGGCCGCTTCTGCGGCCTATCAGGTAGAAGGGGCCTGGAATGAAGAGGGCAAAGGTCTCTCCAATTGGGATCAATTTGTCCGGATCCCTGGAAAGACATTTAAAGGGACCACAGGCGATACAGCTGTAGGCCATTACCGCCGCTATAAAGAAGATGTGCAGCTGATGGCTGAAATGGGCTTGAAGGCATACCGTTTTTCGGTTGCCTGGGCGAGAATCTTTCCTGAAGGAAAAGGAAAAGTGAATGAAAAGGGCATCGAGTTTTATGATTCACTGATCAATGAACTGATCAAACATGATATTGAACCTATCGTGACTCTATATCACTGGGATTTGCCGCAGGCACTGCAGGAAGAATACGGCGGCTGGGAATCCCGGCAGATCATTGGAGACTTCACAGCATACAGTACAGAACTGTTTAAGCGTTTCGGCGATCGGGTCAAATACTGGGTCAGCCTGAATGAGCAGAATATCTTTACCATGTTCGGCTACCGGAATAGCATGCACCCGCCCGGGGTAAAGGATGACAAGCTTTTTTACCAGGTGAATCATCATGCCAATCTTGCAAATGCCAGTGTGATAAAAGCATTCCGCTCATATGTACCGGAAGGGAAAATCGGGCCAAGTTTTGCCTACACGCCTTCGTACCCCCGCTCTCCTGAACCAAAGGACATCATTGCCAGCGAAAATGCAGAAGAGCTGAACAGCCACTGGTGGATGGATGTCTACGCATGGGGGAAGTATCCGAAAGCTGCGTGGGATTACTTAGAGAAGGAAGGGCTGGCACCATCGCTGGAAGCAGGGGATCTGGAGCTCCTGCAAGAAGGGAAGCCGGACTTTATGGGACTCAATTATTATCAAACCGCTACCTTTGAAGCCAATCCGCTTGATGGGGGAGTGTCTGAAGGTGAAATGAATACCACAGGCAAAAAAGGGACCACTAAGGCCTCAGGTGTGCCTGGACTATACAGAACAGCTGACAACCCATCCCTGGAAAAAACGAACTGGGACTGGACAATCGACCCGCAAGGCCTGCGTGTGGCACTCCGCCGGATCACAAGCAGATACCAGCTACCAGTACTGATCAGTGAAAATGGGCTGGGTGAGTTCGATAAGCTAGAAGAAGATGGAAAGGTGAATGATGATTACAGAATTGCTTTTATCCGTGCTCATATCCAGTCCATGCAAGAAGCTATTTCCGATGGAGTGGAGCTGCTTGGCTATTGTGTCTGGTCCTTTACCGACCTGCTGAGCTGGCTTAATGGATTTCAGAAGAGATATGGCTTTGTATATGTTAATCAGCATGAAGAAGGCGAGCATGACCTTAAAAGAACAAAGAAGAAGAGTTTTTATTGGTATAGCGAAGTAATAAAAAGCAATGGAGAAACGTTATAG
- a CDS encoding alpha/beta hydrolase: MEHIFRKGANPDKPTLLLLHGTGGNERDLIPLSVIIDEEASVLSVRGNVLENGMPRFFRRLSEGVFDEEDLVFRTSELNEFLDEAAAKYEFDRSNIFAVGYSNGANIAASLLFHYEDALKGAILHHPMVPRRGVELPDLTGTSVFIAAGKNDPICPSSESEELTSLLEDANADVELHWENYGHQLTSQEAEAAAEWYRSKVK; this comes from the coding sequence ATGGAACATATTTTTCGAAAGGGTGCAAATCCGGATAAACCGACTCTCCTGCTCTTACACGGGACGGGGGGAAATGAGAGGGACCTGATTCCGCTGTCTGTCATTATAGATGAAGAAGCCTCTGTGCTGAGCGTAAGGGGAAATGTGCTGGAAAATGGGATGCCGCGCTTTTTCCGGAGATTATCGGAAGGTGTATTTGATGAAGAAGATCTTGTTTTCCGCACAAGTGAGCTGAATGAATTCCTGGATGAGGCAGCTGCCAAATATGAGTTTGACCGCAGCAATATCTTCGCCGTCGGCTATTCTAATGGTGCCAATATAGCTGCCAGTTTGTTATTCCACTATGAAGATGCCTTAAAGGGGGCAATCCTTCATCATCCGATGGTGCCGAGAAGGGGTGTAGAGCTGCCTGACCTGACCGGTACCTCCGTCTTCATCGCCGCCGGCAAAAACGATCCGATCTGCCCGTCTTCAGAATCAGAAGAACTGACATCTCTTCTGGAGGACGCCAATGCAGATGTTGAGCTGCACTGGGAGAATTATGGGCATCAGCTGACATCACAGGAAGCGGAAGCTGCTGCAGAATGGTATAGGAGCAAAGTAAAATAA